The stretch of DNA TGGTGGCGGCCTTCTACCTGGCGCTGCCGCTGCAATACCTGCTGATCTACTTCGACTGGTACGGGCTGTTCTCGATCTTCATCCCGGTGTACGTGTTCCTGCTGCTGCCGATCCTCGCGTCACTGGGCGGCGACAGTACGCACTTCCTGGAACGGGCATCGAAGGTGCAATGGGGGCTGATGATCGCGGTGTTCTGTGTGTCCTTCGTGCCGGCGCTGCTGACCCTGGATATCGTCGGCTACGAAGGCCGCAACCTGCTGCTGATTGCCTACCTGGTGATCGTGGTGCAACTGTCGGACGTGTTGCAGTACGTGTGCGGGAAGCTGTTCGGCAAACACAAGATCGCGCCCAACTTGTCGCCGTCTAAAACCGTGGAAGGGTTTGTCGGCGGGATTCTGCTGTCGTCGCTGATTGGCGCGGCGCTGTGGTGGACCACGCCGTTCAACCCCTGGCAGTCGTTCCTGATTGCGCTGTTGATCAACCTGCTGGGATTTGCGGGCGGGATCGTGATGTCAGCGATCAAGCGCGACCGCGGCGTGAAAGATTGGGGGCACATGATCGAAGGGCACGGCGGGATGCTGGATCGGCTGGATTCAGTGTGTTTTGCCGCGCCGATCTTCTTTCATCTCGTGCGCTACTGGTGGACCTGACGACCACCTTCCTCCCCAAATCCACACAACCCCAGTGGCGAGGGAGCTTGCTCCCGCTGGAGTGCGCAGCGCTCCCAGGATTTTGGGGCCGCTACGCAGCCCAGCGGGAGCAAGCTCCCTCGCCACAACAAGCGTCCTTACCACAATAAGAAAGCACCAGCCGGGAAGGTGCCCCCGGCGTCATTATCTGATCGTTCCCACGCTCTGCGTGGGAATGCATCCGGTGACGCTCCGCGTCACGACTTTTAGAGCGGACGCGGAGCGTCCAGGGCGGCATTCCCACGCGGAGCGTGGGAACGATCTAGCCGGGAAGGTGACTCAGCGGCAACGCCCCGGGCGTCTTCACCGTCTGAATCGCGAAGTTACTGCGGATATCACTCACCCCCGGCAACTTCAACAAGCTCCCGGTCAGGAACCGTTCATACCCGCGCAAGTCCGGCACCACCACTTGCAGCAGGAAATCCGACTCCCCCGACACCAGAAACGCCGAAATCACCTGGGGCAGCGCCGTCACCGCCAACCGAAACGCCTCCGCCTGTTCGTCGTTATGCCGCTCCACTTTCACCCCGACAAACACCGTCAGCCCCAACCCGACTTCATCCCGGTCCAGGCTTGCCTGATAACCACGAATCACCCCGGCCTCTTCCAGCAGCCGCACACGCCGCAAGCAGGGCGAGGCCGACAGGCCAATCTCGTCCGCCAGTTGCACGTTGCTCAGCCGGCCATCCCGTTGCAGGGCTTCAAGAATCTTGCGGTCAAATGCGTCCAGCTTCAGATTTGGCATAAGTGAAATGTTTCGCCCGAAAAAAGTGGCAGATTGTGCCAAGACTAGACGCTTTTCCATCTGACTACGCAAGCACCTGCCCCGGCCTTCGCCCCTAAAATTGCCCTACGAATCACCTACCGCAAGGGGCAGGCACATGGCAGAACTCTGGTTGTTTTTAGTCGCGTTGGCAGTGGTGTACCTGCTGCCCGGCCCGGACATGATCCTGCTGCTGCAAACCGGCGCCCGCCAGGGCAAGGCGATGGCACTGGCAACCGCAGGCGGCTTGGGCTTGGCGCGAGCCTGCCACGTGGCGCTGGCGGGGATGGGCCTGGCGACCCTGTTCAAGGTCGCACCCTGGACCTTCGATGTGGTGCGCCTGGGCGGTGCGGCGTATCTGCTGTGGATCGGCGTGCAGTGCCTGCGCTCAAACCTGCTGCCCAACCTGAACGCCGAGCACAGCACGACGCCGGCGCATGCCTGGCGCGAAGCCTTCCAGCGGGGTTTGCTGACCAACCTGCTCAACCCCAAGGCGCTGCTGTTCTGCTCCGTGCTGCTGCCGCAATTCATTGATCCACATGGCGCATCGGTGACGGCGCAGTTTGCGCTGTTGGGGGCGATTCTGGTGGCGGTCGGCCTGGGATTCGACAGTTGCTATGGATTGGCCGGCGCAAGAATCGGCCGCTGGCTGGAACGCAGCCCGTCCGCCCAGCGCCTTCAGCAATGGCTGTTTGGCAGTCTTTTGATCGGTTTTGCGATACGCCTCACCTTCGTACAGCAAGCCTGAGCTTTGCGGCGCATTTGCCGTCATCTTTTGTATCAAAGAGACGTGTAAGATACGCGACACATTGCCAGGGATGCTCACCATGTTTGATTCGTTAAAAGCGACCAGCCGCCGTTTTTTCGGGGCCTTGATCTCAGTGGTGAGTGTTCTGTTCAGCGCCGTTCGATGGCTGGCGCGCAGCCTGTTCGGCCAGTGGCAGCCGCCGCGCTGGCTGCAAGCCACAGGCAACGGTCTGGTCAACGTCGGCCACAAGGCCCGGGCTTATCCGCGCCAGGCTGCGGGCGGCGCGCTGGCCCTGGTACTGGTGCTGGCCGCGGGCTTTTACGGCTGGCACTGGTATTCCCACCTGCCACAGCCCCACACCGTGGGTTATTCGCTGCACAAGCCCAACCTGACGGATTACACCCAGCCGCAACCGGTTGTGGATAACTTGCAGGTACGCTTCGCCGAATCCGTGGCCCCGCTGGCGGCCATCGGCAAGCCGGTCACCGAAGGCATCACCCTCAAGCCTGCCATCGCCGGCGCCTGGCGCTGGGCGGATGACCGCAGCCTGGTGTTCACCCCGGAAAAAGACTGGCCCGTCGACGCCCACTACACCATCGACCTGGCCAAGAAAACCCTGTTGGCCGACGGCGTACTGCTCAGCCAATACACCAGCCAATTCTCCACCCAGCCGTTCCGCGCCACCTTGACGCAAAACGAGCTGTACCAGGACCCGAGCAACCCGACGCAGAAACAGCTGGTAGCGACCTTCCACTTTTCCCACCCGGTAGACGAAGACAGCGTACGCAAACGTGCCTCGGTCACCCTCGGCAAAGGCTTGGCCTACCGCGATGCGCAACTGCCCAATCGCCCGGAAATCACCTTCGACGAACACAAGCTTAACGCCTTTGTGCGCTCTGCCGCTCTGGCCACCCCACTGGAAAGCACCCCGGTCAGCGCCAAGCTCGATGAAGGCCTCAAGGCCCGTGATGGCGGCAATCCCAGCTCGGCGCCGCTGGTGGCCGAAGTCACCGTGCCCGGCCGCTATCGCCTGACCTTTACCGGCGCCGAAGTCAGCTTTGTCGACAACGAGCGCGGCGAACCCGAGCCGGTGTTGATGTTCAGCAGTTCCAGCGCCGTGGCCGACGAGACCATCGCCAACAAGGTGCAGGCCTGGATGCTGCCGGAAAAAGCCGAGGACGATACCCGCCCCTGGAACCTGCAAGACATCGACGACAAGCTGTTGGCCAGCAGCACCAAGGTCAAGCTGACCCACGTGCCGAGCGTCGAACCGCTGAACACCCTGCACGCCTTCAAGTTCAAGGCCCCGCCGGGCCGCGCCCTGTATGTGCGGGTGCCGGCCAACCTGGAAGCCATCGGCGGCTACCTGGCGAAAAATCCGACAGCCTCTCTCGTGAGCATGCCGGCTTATCCACGCACGCTGCAGTTCCTGTCCGACGGCGCCCTGCTCAGCCTCACCGGCGAAAAACGCCTGGGCTTCATGGCCCGTGGCGTACCCGGCGCCCATGTGGAAATCGCGCGCCTGCTGCCCAACCAGTTGCAACACCTGGTGGACCAGAGCAGCGGTAGCTTTGCCCGACCGAATTTTGCCAATGACTACTTCGACCGGATGGTGGAGCGTCAGAGCCTGGACATTCCGCTGTCGGCTGGCGACCCGTCGAAAACCGTCTACGACAATGTCGACCTGAGCAGCTACCTGACGGCCAACGGCGGCCGCCGGGGGATTTTTGTGCTCAAGCTGAGCCCGCAGGACGACCCGGCTGATCGCACCTTCGACTACTCGCGCAACACCACCAGCGACCTGCGTTTCATCGTGGTCACCGACTTGGGCATCATCGCCAAGCGCTCCAGCGATGGCAGCCACGATGTGTACGTGCAGTCCATCGGCAACGGCTCGCCGGTGTCCGACGCCCAGGTCGATATCATCGGCCGCAACGGTTTGCCGGTCGCCAGCGGCCATACCGACGCCGAAGGTCACGCGCACTTCGCCAAGCTGGATGAACTGCGCCGTGAGAAAACGCCGTTGATGTATGTGGTCAGTCGCGGCAATGACCAATCCTTCCTGCCGATTGCCCGTCAGTCGCAACAGCTGGATTTGTCACGCTTTGATGTAGGCGGCCTGGAAGAGGACGGTGCGATCAATCGCCTCAGCGCCTACCTGTTTACCGATCGCGGCCTGTACCGGCCCGGTGAGACCGCGCACCTGGGCATGATCGTGCGCAGCGGCGACTGGAAAGGCGCCCTGCAAGGCCTGCCGGTTGAGTTGCAGATCACCGACCCCCGTGGCCTTGAGGTGATTCGCCAGCCGTTGAAACTGTCGGCCAGCGGTTTTGAAACCTTCGATTTCCCAAGCAGCGAAGTAGCCCCATCCGGCGATTACACCGCGACCCTGCAACTGATCGGTGAGAAGCAGCGTCGTACCGACCTGGGCAGCGTCAGCTTCAAGGTCCGCGACTTTGAACCGGACCGGATGAAAGTCAGCCTGAGCCTGCACGATACACCGGTGCTGGGCTGGATCCCGCCGGACCAGGTGGTGGCCAAGGTCACCGCGATGCACTTGTTCGGCGCTCCGGCGGCGGGTCGTCGCGTCACGGCGAAAATGTCCCTGAGCCCCACGCTCGCGGCCTTTGATCGCTACCCGGATTACCGCTTCCGCCTGAATGACTCGCTGGAAGAAGCCAGCTCCGAAGACCTGGCCGAAACCACCGTCGACGACAATGGCCAGGCGGTGCTGGACCTGAACCTGCAACGCTTCGCCAACAGCACCTACCGCCTGCAAGTGATGACCCAGGTGTACGAAGCCGAAGGCGGTCGCAACGTCGCCGCACAAAGCGCATTGCTGGTGTCGGCGGCGCCGTACCTGGTGGGTGTGAAGAGCAAGGATTCGCTGTCTTTCGTCGCCAAGGACGCCCCGCGTGAAGTGCAATGGCTGGCCGTGGCGCCAGACCTTACGCCAGTCGCAGTCGACGGCCTGACCAGTGAAGTGGTCGAGCACCGCTACGTCTCGGTGCTGGTGAAGCAATCCAACGGCACCTACAAATACGAGTCGCGCATCAAGAACATCAGCCAGCCGGCCTCGCCGCTGGTGATGACCAAGGACGGCGCCAAGCAAACCCTGAACACCGGCACCCCGGGCGATTTCACCCTGCAACTCAAGGACGCCAACGGCAACCTGCTGAACCAGATCGACTACAGCGTCGCCGGCCGGGGCAACACCTCGCGCTCCCTGGAGCGCAACGCCGAACTGCAACTGCGCCTGGATAAACGCAGCTACGCCACCGGTGATGAGATCGCCATCAGCATTCGCGCGCCGTACACCGGCGCCGGGTTGATCACCATCGAGCGGGACAAGGTCTACACCCAGCAGTGGTTCAAGGCCGACAGCACCAACAGCGTGCAACACATCCGCGTTCCTGCGGGGCTTGAGGGCAATGCCTACGTCAACGTGCAGTTCGTACGGGACATTGGTTCGTCCGAGGTCTACATGAGCCCGCTGTCCTACGGCGTAGTGCCGTTCAGTATCAACCTCGACGCGCGGCGCATGGCGCTGAAAGTCGAAGGCCCGGCGAAGATCGAGCCGGGGCAGACCCTGGATATCAAGGTCAACGCCGACCGCCCTGGTCGCGCAGTGGTCTACGCGGTGGACGAAGGCATCCTGCAAGTGGCGCGCTACCAGACGCCGGACCCGTTGGGCTTCTTCTTCCAGAAGCGTGCACTGGAGGTCGGCACCAGTCAGATCCTTGACCTGATCCTGCCGGAATTCAGCCGCCTGCTCAGTGGGGCAGCGCCGGGTGGCGATACGGAAGGCGCCCTGGCCAACCACCTCAACCCGTTCAAGCGTAAACATCAGCCGCCTGTGGCCTGGTGGTCTGGCCTGGTGGACTTGCCGGCCGGTGAAACCGTGCTGCATTACCAGGTTCCGGACAGCTTCAATGGCAAGCTGCATCTGTTTGCGGTGGCCGTGGACAGCGACAGCGTGGGCGTCAGCGAGGCCAACACCGAAGTGCGCGGGCCGCTGGTGATTACGCCGAACGTGCCGGCCTTTGTCGCACCGGGGGATGTGTTCAGCGTCAGCGCCGGGGTGTTCAGCAACCTGGACGCGGCGGCGGACGTGAAGTTTGAAGTGCAGACCAGCGATGGCCTGCAGGTGCAAGGCGACAAGGCCAGCACCCTGGCCCTGCAACCGCGCAAGGAGGGTGTCGCCGAGTTCAAGATCAAGGTAGGCGAAACCCTCGGCTCGGCAGACTTGCGCTTCGTCGCGGTGCTGCCGGATGGCAAGCGTATCCAGGTGGCGGAAACCACGTCGATCCGACCCTTGAGCGAGCATCGGGTGGCCCTGAGCCTGGGCCGTTTCGACAGCGCCAGCAAAGAGCTGAAACCGACCCGCGAGCTGTTCAGCCAGTTGCGCGATGTGCAGTTGGGCGTCGCCGCTTCGCCGCTGGTATGGGCCAACGGCCTCAAGCATTACCTGGATGACTATGGCTACGCCTGCACCGAGCAATTGGTGTCCAAGGCCATGCCGGCGTTGATCTGGGGTGGTAACGCGCCGGAGGCCGAGCAGGCCTTCAGCGGTGCGGTGCGCATGCTGCGTCAACGGCAAAACCAGGCCGGCGGTTTCGGCTTGTGGGCGGCCAACCCGGATGTGGCGCCGTATGCCAGCCTGTACGCCACCGACTTCCTGATCGAAGCCAGGGAGCGCGGGCTGCCGGTGCCGGAAGACCTGCTGCAACGCTCCAACGCGTACCTCACCGACCTGGCCAACGGCCCGAGCGAAGGCCTGTCGGAATTGCGCAACCGCGCCTACGCCAGTTACCTCCTGAGCCGTCAGGGGATTCTGGTGAGCGGCGCCTTGAGCGATATCCGCGAGCGCTACGAAAGCTACTTCAAGGACACCTGGCAGAACGACATTGGCGCGGCGTACGTGGCCGCCAGCTACAAGCTGCTCAAGCAGGATCGTCAGGCCGATACCTTGTTCCGCAAGGTGCCGTGGCTTTCCCTGTCGGATAAATGGAACAGCGACGGCCTGTATTACGACCCGCTGGTGCACGACGCCGAGCACCTGCATTTGCTCGCGCGGCACTTCCCGGAAATGCTCGACGATGTGCCGACAGGCCTGCTGGATAAACTCGGCAAGCGTCTCAACGAGCAACGCTACAACTCGCTGTCGGCGGCACTGTTGCTGCGGGCCCTGGACAATTACGGCCAGCGCGCCCAAAGCGACATGACCCTCAAGGCCACCGCATGGCTCAGCGACAAGCAGCAACAGTTGTTGCAGATGGCCGGCCAGCCGCCACGTGCGGCGGTGCCTGCCGGTACGCAAAAACTGAAGATGGAAAAATCCGACGGCCCGGCGGCGTTCTACATGCTGAGCGAAGCGGGCTATGACAAGGGCGCCAACCTCAAGCCGATCAACAGCGGCCTGGAAATCATCCACGAATACCTCGACCT from Pseudomonas sp. NC02 encodes:
- a CDS encoding phosphatidate cytidylyltransferase; the protein is MDSQTLMLFGGIGAILVLASLIGLILKLRTRGTPNAVIDNLNARINAWWVMVVVIGVAFWLGTGAVILLFYAVSFYALREFLTLTPTRRSDYPALVAAFYLALPLQYLLIYFDWYGLFSIFIPVYVFLLLPILASLGGDSTHFLERASKVQWGLMIAVFCVSFVPALLTLDIVGYEGRNLLLIAYLVIVVQLSDVLQYVCGKLFGKHKIAPNLSPSKTVEGFVGGILLSSLIGAALWWTTPFNPWQSFLIALLINLLGFAGGIVMSAIKRDRGVKDWGHMIEGHGGMLDRLDSVCFAAPIFFHLVRYWWT
- a CDS encoding Lrp/AsnC family transcriptional regulator, which encodes MKLDAFDRKILEALQRDGRLSNVQLADEIGLSASPCLRRVRLLEEAGVIRGYQASLDRDEVGLGLTVFVGVKVERHNDEQAEAFRLAVTALPQVISAFLVSGESDFLLQVVVPDLRGYERFLTGSLLKLPGVSDIRSNFAIQTVKTPGALPLSHLPG
- a CDS encoding LysE family translocator, encoding MAELWLFLVALAVVYLLPGPDMILLLQTGARQGKAMALATAGGLGLARACHVALAGMGLATLFKVAPWTFDVVRLGGAAYLLWIGVQCLRSNLLPNLNAEHSTTPAHAWREAFQRGLLTNLLNPKALLFCSVLLPQFIDPHGASVTAQFALLGAILVAVGLGFDSCYGLAGARIGRWLERSPSAQRLQQWLFGSLLIGFAIRLTFVQQA
- a CDS encoding alpha-2-macroglobulin produces the protein MFDSLKATSRRFFGALISVVSVLFSAVRWLARSLFGQWQPPRWLQATGNGLVNVGHKARAYPRQAAGGALALVLVLAAGFYGWHWYSHLPQPHTVGYSLHKPNLTDYTQPQPVVDNLQVRFAESVAPLAAIGKPVTEGITLKPAIAGAWRWADDRSLVFTPEKDWPVDAHYTIDLAKKTLLADGVLLSQYTSQFSTQPFRATLTQNELYQDPSNPTQKQLVATFHFSHPVDEDSVRKRASVTLGKGLAYRDAQLPNRPEITFDEHKLNAFVRSAALATPLESTPVSAKLDEGLKARDGGNPSSAPLVAEVTVPGRYRLTFTGAEVSFVDNERGEPEPVLMFSSSSAVADETIANKVQAWMLPEKAEDDTRPWNLQDIDDKLLASSTKVKLTHVPSVEPLNTLHAFKFKAPPGRALYVRVPANLEAIGGYLAKNPTASLVSMPAYPRTLQFLSDGALLSLTGEKRLGFMARGVPGAHVEIARLLPNQLQHLVDQSSGSFARPNFANDYFDRMVERQSLDIPLSAGDPSKTVYDNVDLSSYLTANGGRRGIFVLKLSPQDDPADRTFDYSRNTTSDLRFIVVTDLGIIAKRSSDGSHDVYVQSIGNGSPVSDAQVDIIGRNGLPVASGHTDAEGHAHFAKLDELRREKTPLMYVVSRGNDQSFLPIARQSQQLDLSRFDVGGLEEDGAINRLSAYLFTDRGLYRPGETAHLGMIVRSGDWKGALQGLPVELQITDPRGLEVIRQPLKLSASGFETFDFPSSEVAPSGDYTATLQLIGEKQRRTDLGSVSFKVRDFEPDRMKVSLSLHDTPVLGWIPPDQVVAKVTAMHLFGAPAAGRRVTAKMSLSPTLAAFDRYPDYRFRLNDSLEEASSEDLAETTVDDNGQAVLDLNLQRFANSTYRLQVMTQVYEAEGGRNVAAQSALLVSAAPYLVGVKSKDSLSFVAKDAPREVQWLAVAPDLTPVAVDGLTSEVVEHRYVSVLVKQSNGTYKYESRIKNISQPASPLVMTKDGAKQTLNTGTPGDFTLQLKDANGNLLNQIDYSVAGRGNTSRSLERNAELQLRLDKRSYATGDEIAISIRAPYTGAGLITIERDKVYTQQWFKADSTNSVQHIRVPAGLEGNAYVNVQFVRDIGSSEVYMSPLSYGVVPFSINLDARRMALKVEGPAKIEPGQTLDIKVNADRPGRAVVYAVDEGILQVARYQTPDPLGFFFQKRALEVGTSQILDLILPEFSRLLSGAAPGGDTEGALANHLNPFKRKHQPPVAWWSGLVDLPAGETVLHYQVPDSFNGKLHLFAVAVDSDSVGVSEANTEVRGPLVITPNVPAFVAPGDVFSVSAGVFSNLDAAADVKFEVQTSDGLQVQGDKASTLALQPRKEGVAEFKIKVGETLGSADLRFVAVLPDGKRIQVAETTSIRPLSEHRVALSLGRFDSASKELKPTRELFSQLRDVQLGVAASPLVWANGLKHYLDDYGYACTEQLVSKAMPALIWGGNAPEAEQAFSGAVRMLRQRQNQAGGFGLWAANPDVAPYASLYATDFLIEARERGLPVPEDLLQRSNAYLTDLANGPSEGLSELRNRAYASYLLSRQGILVSGALSDIRERYESYFKDTWQNDIGAAYVAASYKLLKQDRQADTLFRKVPWLSLSDKWNSDGLYYDPLVHDAEHLHLLARHFPEMLDDVPTGLLDKLGKRLNEQRYNSLSAALLLRALDNYGQRAQSDMTLKATAWLSDKQQQLLQMAGQPPRAAVPAGTQKLKMEKSDGPAAFYMLSEAGYDKGANLKPINSGLEIIHEYLDLKGNPVSKVAVGDEFLVRLRLRATDRDQVQQVAVVDLLPGGVEPVYNLPPEPEAASTEESEGDDSEYVETGEDTEEADAWQAPIGETDLSNWQPDYVDVRDDRVVLYGTALRDVGTFVYRVRATNAGTFNTPPAYAEGMYETTLQGRGKVGQLEITKP